In Archangium violaceum, the following are encoded in one genomic region:
- a CDS encoding FG-GAP repeat domain-containing protein, whose product MSRALAAALLLAALPAPAANPLPPQLAPGAPSTPAAPALERLAQAVAADVRSVRPEPPVALHLSGGAPELRRAFETLLASHLASARLGPVVLEAPSPEAAESLAREQGARALVRITLGVEGGELRAHGDVFGTWVNFWSGRMATRAPSPGAAIAQSVEADAAALALAAVEPPRTTPPLPEEPRPLRLLGAVLARLPSPPAALAAGDLDGDGRDEVAALTERSVFVFAADGRLVAERSLEALPPGPAPTREPFGALAILSGPPRLAAFSTRFAQGEVLALEGGALHAVSRLDAPQLSPDARGGFVPGQTAFVPEVRLGGTVLPGVPARFTTFSAANSRLLLIHPDGSASLFARLPGAPLPLSGLGAGSALGDLDGDGTPELLTTSPELQPSPDTLRVFRTNGSDPTTHEPLWQGALPSGRALHVVTANLDGDKRREVVVGLTRPDGTGELFLLRQGAP is encoded by the coding sequence GTGAGCCGGGCCCTCGCCGCCGCGCTGCTGCTGGCCGCGCTCCCCGCTCCGGCCGCCAACCCCCTTCCTCCCCAGCTCGCTCCGGGCGCGCCCTCCACCCCGGCCGCCCCGGCGCTCGAGCGGCTCGCCCAGGCCGTGGCCGCGGACGTGCGCTCCGTGCGGCCCGAGCCGCCCGTGGCCCTGCACCTGTCCGGTGGCGCCCCCGAGCTGCGGCGCGCCTTCGAGACGCTGCTCGCCTCGCACCTCGCCTCCGCCCGACTCGGCCCGGTGGTGCTGGAGGCCCCCTCTCCCGAGGCCGCCGAGTCCCTCGCGCGTGAGCAGGGAGCCCGCGCCCTGGTGCGCATCACCCTGGGCGTGGAGGGCGGAGAGCTGCGCGCGCACGGCGACGTGTTCGGCACCTGGGTGAACTTCTGGTCCGGCCGCATGGCCACCCGAGCGCCCTCGCCCGGCGCGGCCATCGCCCAGTCCGTGGAGGCCGATGCCGCGGCCCTCGCGCTCGCCGCCGTGGAGCCTCCGCGCACGACGCCGCCGCTCCCCGAGGAGCCGCGCCCCCTGCGCCTGCTGGGCGCCGTGCTCGCGCGCCTGCCCTCCCCTCCCGCCGCGCTCGCCGCGGGGGACCTCGATGGGGATGGCAGGGACGAGGTGGCCGCGCTCACCGAGCGCTCCGTCTTCGTCTTCGCCGCGGATGGGCGCCTCGTCGCGGAGCGCTCGCTGGAGGCACTGCCCCCCGGCCCCGCTCCCACGCGCGAGCCCTTCGGTGCGCTGGCCATCCTCTCCGGGCCGCCGCGCCTCGCCGCCTTCTCCACCCGCTTCGCCCAGGGCGAGGTACTCGCGCTGGAGGGCGGTGCGCTGCACGCCGTGTCCCGGCTCGACGCGCCCCAGCTGAGCCCGGACGCGCGCGGCGGCTTCGTCCCGGGACAGACGGCCTTCGTCCCCGAGGTGCGGCTCGGCGGCACGGTGCTGCCCGGCGTGCCCGCGCGCTTCACCACCTTCAGCGCCGCCAACTCCCGCCTCCTCCTCATCCACCCGGACGGCTCGGCCTCCTTGTTCGCGCGGCTTCCGGGGGCGCCCCTGCCGCTCTCCGGACTCGGCGCTGGCAGCGCGCTCGGGGACCTGGACGGGGATGGGACGCCGGAGCTGCTCACCACCTCGCCCGAGCTCCAACCCTCGCCAGACACCCTGCGCGTCTTCAGGACCAACGGGAGCGACCCCACCACCCATGAGCCCCTCTGGCAGGGTGCCCTGCCCTCCGGCCGCGCCCTGCACGTGGTGACGGCCAACCTGGACGGGGACAAGCGCCGCGAGGTGGTGGTGGGCCTCACCCGGCCGGACGGCACCGGCGAGCTCTTCCTCCTCCGCCAGGGTGCGCCATGA
- a CDS encoding ABC transporter substrate-binding protein: MTLRHALASLLLLGAAPSLAAGRVPYGGELRVAYTAPAEPPEPALADTPTEATLLGLLSRPACNLTQDGHASPALAREVSRPSSQVVRLVLPSPAQASALTRAWTRLLGPEAASPYRALLFPLRGEGRQLSATGDTLELALSFPWPDLERALCHPALAPPRTVPAALGPFSAAGPNAVEARLAWTGGRPYVDRLRLTRTDERGLSRLWSTQEAQVVLGVLPDAGTPSGAALYATYLAWSPRRVPPDFRQAVESAIDREDLTRLFVRGPAVPMPNLLPPALLPQAQAPRPSAPPQPQAGRKVTLLYDTTSEDQRAVAERLQVRLHDRGYAVALEPLPRAELRARWAKGDYELMLHSLLLPPVPGPALAVVLDAAGRKDLLGVELPRIGALADPVARDTRARERALALAPSVPLLPLYTQGLALRAAPEVGGLTFDAQGLPLLDGAWLQPAPAGVPGARR; this comes from the coding sequence ATGACGCTCCGCCACGCCCTCGCCAGCCTCCTCCTGCTCGGCGCCGCGCCGTCGCTCGCCGCCGGTCGCGTCCCCTACGGAGGCGAGCTGCGCGTCGCCTACACCGCGCCCGCCGAGCCCCCGGAGCCGGCCCTCGCCGACACGCCCACCGAGGCCACCCTCCTCGGGCTGCTGTCCCGGCCCGCCTGCAATCTGACGCAGGATGGGCACGCCTCGCCCGCGCTTGCCCGCGAGGTGTCGCGCCCCTCGTCGCAGGTGGTGCGCCTCGTGCTGCCCTCGCCCGCGCAGGCCAGCGCGCTCACCCGCGCCTGGACGCGGCTCCTCGGCCCCGAGGCCGCCTCGCCCTACCGTGCCCTCCTCTTCCCGCTGCGAGGCGAGGGCCGGCAGCTCTCCGCCACCGGGGACACCCTGGAGCTGGCGCTCTCCTTCCCGTGGCCGGACCTGGAGCGCGCGCTGTGCCACCCCGCGCTCGCTCCACCGCGCACCGTCCCCGCCGCGCTCGGCCCCTTCTCCGCCGCCGGCCCCAACGCCGTGGAAGCGCGGCTCGCCTGGACCGGGGGCCGGCCGTACGTGGACAGGCTGCGCCTCACCCGCACCGACGAGCGCGGCCTCTCGCGCCTGTGGTCGACGCAGGAGGCCCAGGTGGTGCTCGGCGTCCTCCCCGACGCGGGCACACCCTCGGGCGCGGCGCTGTACGCCACCTACCTGGCCTGGTCGCCCCGACGCGTGCCGCCGGACTTCCGCCAGGCGGTGGAGAGCGCCATCGACCGGGAGGACCTCACGCGCCTCTTCGTGCGTGGGCCGGCGGTGCCCATGCCGAACCTGCTGCCTCCGGCCCTCCTCCCGCAGGCGCAGGCGCCCCGCCCCTCGGCGCCGCCCCAGCCCCAGGCCGGCCGCAAGGTGACGCTCCTCTACGACACGACGAGCGAGGACCAGCGCGCGGTGGCCGAGCGCCTCCAGGTGAGGCTGCACGACCGGGGTTACGCGGTGGCGCTGGAGCCCCTGCCGCGAGCCGAGCTGCGCGCCCGCTGGGCGAAGGGAGACTACGAGCTGATGCTGCACTCGCTGCTGCTGCCACCCGTGCCGGGCCCGGCCCTGGCCGTGGTACTGGACGCGGCGGGCCGCAAGGACCTGCTCGGGGTGGAGCTGCCGCGCATCGGCGCCCTGGCGGACCCGGTGGCGCGCGACACGAGGGCGCGTGAGCGGGCGCTGGCGCTCGCCCCCTCCGTGCCGCTGCTGCCCCTCTACACGCAGGGGCTGGCACTGCGCGCGGCGCCGGAGGTGGGGGGACTCACCTTCGATGCCCAGGGGCTGCCCCTGCTGGACGGCGCCTGGCTCCAGCCGGCTCCGGCGGGTGTTCCGGGAGCCCGGAGATGA